A single genomic interval of Pseudorca crassidens isolate mPseCra1 chromosome 19, mPseCra1.hap1, whole genome shotgun sequence harbors:
- the LOC137211645 gene encoding C-C motif chemokine 3-like, giving the protein MVNKGSHGELISDGQATLKHEKLEAGDDQIGSCRMVSCYELHMSGSDQSVLFLTVGANTPTACCFSYISWQIPCKFMDDYYETSRQCSKPSVIFQTKRGQEVCADPNEDRVQEYITDLELSA; this is encoded by the exons ATGGTGAACAAGGGCAGCCATGGGGAACTCATCAGTGATGGGCAG GCAACTCTGAAGCATGAGAAGCTGGAGGCTGGGGATGACCAGATCGGAAGTTGTCGGATGGTGTCGTGTTATGAGTTGCACATGTCGGGGTCT GATCAATCTGTCCTGTTTCTCACGGTTGGTGCCAACACCCCGACCGCCTGCTGCTTCTCCTACATCTCCTGGCAGATCCCGTGTAAATTCATGGATGACTATTATGAGACCAGCCGCCAGTGCTCAAAGCCCAGTGTCAT CTTCCAAACCAAAAGAGGCCAGGAGGTCTGTGCCGACCCCAATGAGGACAGAGTCCAGGAATACATCACTGACCTGGAGCTGAGTGCCTGA
- the LOC137211634 gene encoding C-C motif chemokine 3-like, giving the protein MKVIVATIFVLLCTMALCCYAKSRVYTAPTCCFTYTSQKIPRRKVVNFFKTSSQCSRPGIIFFTRKGLYICANPTDDWVQEYFRDLEKSP; this is encoded by the exons ATGAAGGTCATCGTGGCTACCATCTTTGTCCTTCTCTGCACCATGGCCCTCTGCTGCTATGCAAAAA GCAGGGTTTACACCGCACCCACCTGCTGCTTCACCTACACCTCCCAGAAAATCCCCCGCAGAAAAGTGGTTAACTTTTTTAAGACCAGCAGCCAGTGCTCCAGACCTGGTATCAT CTTCTTCACCAGAAAGGGCTTATATATCTGTGCCAATCCCACCGATGACTGGGTCCAGGAATACTTCAGGGACCTGGAGAAGAGCCCCTGA